One Helicobacter suis HS1 genomic window, TACTATACGCCCAATCTAGCACGCTATGAAAATCTCGCGCTTTTAAGTTTAAAATTTATCTTGCTCTCTCTTATTCTTTGGGGGCTTTTCTTTGCTATGGGGAAATTTAGTATCTCAGGTGTGTTTTTACCAGAGGTGGGGGTGCTAGCGCCCTTTATTATTTTAATAGGGGTTAGTTTTTATCACTACACTAGACTTAACAAACGGCTGTAAGCATGGTTTGGCTAAAGCGTTGTAGCTCTGTTAGCATGCTTGAGGAATTTAGATGTTCTTCTATAATTTGCACCACAGCTGAGCCACAAATCACACCGTCTGCTCCCATAGCTAGCGCCCTCTGCATATGATCTGGCTTAGAAATTCCAAATCCTAGTAAGCAGGGTACATCGCTACATTGCTTTAAAGTAAAGATCACTTCTTTAGCCTCTCCTCCTAAAACCTGTTTAGCCCCTGTAACCCCCGCACGGGCTAGTACATAAATATAGGCTTGGCTAAGCGTGGCGATGCGTTCTAAATCTGCTTTTTTAGTGTGTGGGGCGGCGATAAAGACCGGGCTAATCTGGTATTTATATGCTGCTTCCAAAAAAGCCTGACTCTCTATTAAAGGTACATCAGCAACAAGTACGCTATCTACCCCACTCTCAAAGCAAGCGCGATAAAAGTTTTCAATCCCAAAATGATAAATTAAATTAGCATATACCAACAGCCCAATAGGGATTTTAGCGTTATAATCGCGGATTTGAGAAAGCCAATTAAAATTAGAGCGCATATCCACACCCGCTTTTAATGCCCGCAAATGGCTAGCTTGAATCACCACTCCATCAGCCATTGGATCAGAAAAAGCAAAACCTAACTCTAATGCATCAGCTCCCGCATCTATTAAAGTTTTGACAATTTCAAAACTAAGCGCATAACTAGGATCGCCTGACATCATGAAGGGTACAAAAATACCCCGTTTATTAAAAATTTCTGCATATCTCATTGGGTAGCCTCTTAGGTTTCAATGATCTTAGGAACATCAAAATAACCTTCTTGAGATTGGGGGGCTTGTTTTAAAATAGCTTGTGAAACACTAGGGTTATGCACAGCATAATCTTCTCTAAAAGGGGTGTTTTCTTGCTCCAAATCGCCCACTTCTTTTAAATCCATTGTGTTAAGATTTTCCACAAAATCTAACACCTCCTCTAAATGCGCTTTTAATTTATCATGTTCTGAGTTTTCTATTTCTAGCATGGAGAGTTCTGCTAATTGCATTAGCCCCAATGCTACAACCTGTTTTTAGGCGTGTGCGTAAAAATTCTGAGCGCTTTCTAGGGTGTGTAAAGTACAACCGGCGGAGGCGGGTTAAAAAAGCGTTTTAAATCATAGATAAAACCTTGAGGCAAAAGAAGAGAAGGTATTTCTAAATTTCTAAAAACACCATGCCCGATTACCAAAATAATGGCATGGTAGGTGGGGGTTTTGGGGAGTTGCTCTAAAAGCGAAGTTTGATACAGCTCTTCAAGGGCTTTAGAATCAATGAGAGGATCAAAAAGGGCTACACAGCACCCAAAAGATTCTAATTCTTGTTTTAAAAGCAGGCTTTGGGTGTTGCGCAAGTCATTACAATTTTCTTTAAAACTCACCCCTAAGAGTAAAATTGAAGCCCCTTGTATGGGTAGTTTGTGGGTATTGAGTAATTGGGTGATTTTAGAGGCGATAAAATTTGGCATGGCATTATTAATTTGTCTAGTGATCTGGATTAAAGCCGGATCATAATTTAGCTGTTTGGCTAAAAATGCCAAGTAATACGAATCAATGCCAATACAATGCCCGCCCACAAAACCCGGGGTAAAGGGTAAAAAATTCCATTTTGTTTGGCAGGCATCTAAAACTTCATAAAGAGGAATATCAAGACGGGCTAATAACATGGCCATGTCATTCATAAAGGCGATGTTTAAATCTCTTTGCGTGTTTTCTAAAATCTTAGCACTCTCGGCTATTTCTATGGAACTAGTCAGATAAGTCGGTGCGATATGGCTATAAAGCCAGTCAACATAGCGCGCGCTTTCTGGCGTACTCCCAGAGGTGAGTTTAACAATTGTGTGTAAAGGCCTTTTTTCTCCAACATTGATTCGCTCAGGGGAATAGCCGATAAAAAAATCTTGGTTATAAATAAGTTTACTAGCTTGTTCTAATAAGGGAGCGCAAAATTTTTGTGTGCAAGTAGGATAGGTTGTGGATTCATAGATAACAAGCCCAGATGGGCGCAAAAAAGAACCCACCAGAATAGAGGCGCTTTGGAGTTTAGATAAATCGGGTTGGTTATTTGCATCTATGGGCGTTGGCATCGCAATAATAAAAACATCTACCCCTTTTAAATCGCAAGAATTATTTGTAAAATGCAAAAGGGGGGCTTTTGTAAAATCTATGGGGGCTATTTCTTGGTTGTAATCATGGTGGTTTTGTAATTCACAGATTCGCTTATAAGAAATATCATAGCCAATTGTTTTAAAGTGTGCTCCAAAGGCTAAGGCTAAGGGTAATCCAACATAACCTAAACCCAAAATAGCTAAAGTAGGGTTATTTTTAAACATGGGCGATGATTTGGGCAACTTTTTCTAAATCCTGCATGTTTAAATTTGTGTTTAGCGGTAGGCTTAAAATTTGTTTTGAAACCTTTAGGGCATTGGGGAAGGCTGAGGGAGGATAGCCTAAATGTTTGAGTGCTTCTTGGTGGTGGAGGGGTTTTGGGTAATGGATAGCTGTTTGAATCCCTGCTTGTTTGAGCTTTGCTACTAGCTGATCTCGTTTAGGGTGCAAAATAGGGTATTGAGAATAAATATTTTGGCGGGTGCAGTGTTTTGTCTGGATTGTATCTAGGGGTAGTTGTAAGTTTAAAGGGCTTAAAAGAGTGTGGTAGGTTTTTGCCAAAGCACGCAGACGCTCTAAATGTGTCTTGTAATACTTAAGCTTAACTTTTAATATGCTAGCCTGCAGGGCATCTAATCTAGCATTAAGACCTAAATAAATGTGGCTATATTTTTGGCTTTGGCCATGTACGCGTAGGGCTTTAAGTTTAGCGTATAAGTTAACATCATTACAAAATACAGCCCCCCCATCGCCATAACACCCTAGTGGTTTAGTGGGGAAAAAACTAGTGGTTAAAATATCAGGTGCATCGTTAGTAGCGCTATGATAGGGGGCTAAAAAACTCTGGGCACAGTCTTCAATCACTACTAAATCATGATCTTTTGCAAGCGCCTTTAAAGCATAGCGATCGCTGGCCATTCCAAAAAGACTTAAAGGAAGAATGGCTTTTGTTTTAGGAGTAATTGCCCTTTCTAAGGCTTTTAAATCTAAGTGATAAGTACGCGGATTAATATCTATTAAAACCGGTTTAGCCCCTATGAGTAATAACATTTCTACGGCGGCTATAAAACCAAAAGCAGGCGTGATCACCTCATCTTCACAGCCAATGCCACAGGCTAAAATGGCCAAAAGCAAACTAGCACTCCCACTAGAAGTACCTAAGGCAAATGTAAACTGAGCTTTATTAGCTAACTCTTGTTCTAGCTCTTCTACAACACCCCCTAAAATATAGCGCCCACTTCTAGCACACGCTAAAAGCGCGTCCTCAATTTCTATTGCATGTTCTTGGTGCAAGTCTGCTAGATTATACAGATCCATTAGAGTAAGCGTACTTGGTTATTTTCTAATACATAAATAGAGCCATCTAAGCTATCTATTGCCCGGTTATTTTTAAAAACTAAGGGGTTGAGTGCTTTATCTACAAAGCGCACAAAACGCCCGGGGTTACCCTTAATCATCGCAAAATCCGGTACATCTCTAGTTACAACACTCCCCGCTGCTACAAAGGCATAAGTCCCAATACAAATCCCGCATAAAATCGTCGCATTAGCCCCAATGCTACAACCTGTTTTTAGGCGTGTGCGTAAAAATTCTGAGCGCTTAGTTTTGATAAAACTTCTGGGTCTTAAAACATTGGTAAAAACCACACTAGGCCCAATAAAAACAAAATCCTCACACTCCACCCCCTCATGCAAACTCACATTATTTTGGATTTTACAACCCTGCCCTATGCGGACTCTAGGCCCAATCACACAATTTTGCCCCACACTCACATTTTTACCCAAATAACTTTCCTCTAAAAGGTGGCAAAAATGCCAAATTTTAACCCCCTCTTGGATACAAACACGCGCATCAATATAAGTAGAAGGGTGGATACTAGCGCTAGGGTGAATCAATCTAATACTTTATGGCACAGTGGATGGCAATCTGTATCTGGTTCTGAGGGCTTAGCATGGCGGATGCTATCTACTAGTTCAATTGCAGAGCGCAAATCGTCTAAAGTTAAACCTTCGTTATTGATGATTTGCTGGTAATTTTTTGTATGCAACTCTTCAAAGCCTGTACTAAAATCAATTTCTTGTCCCTCTAGCACTAAATAGCGGTGCGCTTGATCTTGGCGCAATCCTAAACTGCCCGGACTAACAGAGAGAAACCAAGACACTTTAGCATGCTCTAAAGTTAATAACCCTCCCATACAATGGGCTGTGTGTACATGCACCACACTATCCACTACAGAGCCAAAAATATGTAATAGCATGTCAAAGAAATGGATACCAATATTAGCGGCTAATCCTCCACTGCGATCAATATTGCCCTTCCAAGAACTAAAATACCATTTCCCCCGCAAGATGAGGTAGGTAAGAGAAATATGATAAACCTTTGTAGGTTCATTTTGCAAAGTTGCCTGTATATTTTGCTTTAAATCTAACATATTAGGGTGGAGGCGTAGTTGCATGATATTAAACACACGGCGGTTATATTTCTTCTCCAAATTCTTTATTTCGTCTAATTCATTTGGATCAAGTACCAATGGTTTTTCACAAATGGCATTGATCCCATGGCTTAGAGCAAATTCAATATGCTCAAAGTGTAAGTAATTAGGGGTACAAATGGCTAGGAAATCTAAAAATTTCTCCTGATCTTTGCAGTTTAAAATATACTGGTGCAAATCCTCTAAAGAGGTGAAAAATTCACAATCTAAATAATATTGATCCAAAACCCCCACGCTATCATGTACATCTACGGCACAATCTAATACATGCCCGGTTTCATAAATAGCCTTGATATGTCTAGGGGCTATAAATCCTCCAACACCAATGATTCCAAATAACATACATGCTCCTTGATAGCTTGTAAAATAAGTGAAGCGCTATGCCCCTCCCCAAAGGGATGCATACTAGCAAAACTAAGTTTAGGTTGTTCTTTAAGACTTTGCATGGCTATCTGTATAATGCGCGCCTTGTCATGCCCAACTAATACTCCCGCCCCTTCCTCTATTAATACCTGATACTCACTCTGCTCGCGTAAAATTAAAACCGGTGTCTTACAAAAATACGCCTCTTTTTGTAACCCTCCACTATCTGTTAATACAAGGCGCGCATGTTTAAGCATATAAAGAGTTTCTAAATAACTTAGAGGTGGCAAAATATGGGTGTGTTTTAAAAAGAGATTGTATTTTTCTAAGGCCATAGCAGTTCTAGGGTGCAGAGCTAAAAATACCGGTATTTGTTGGGCTAATTCTTCTAAGGCGCTAATAATGGCGTGTAAACAATCTTGGTTATCAATATTGCTTGCTCTATGCAAAGTTGCAAAGAGAAAGTTTTTAGCCTCAAATCCTTGTGGAGGATGGGCATGGTTTTGATAAAACAATACATTATCTAACATCACATCTCCACTAAAATAGAGCTTTTGGTGTGGCTTTGGTTTAAAGGTATGATAGGCCTGTTTAGTGGGGCAAAAAAGGAGTGTACTTAGTTTGTCTGTAGCAATACGGTTATATTCTTCGGGCATGTTAAAGTTATCACTTCTTAAACCCGCTTCAATGTGTATTAGCGGAATATTTAAAAAATGCGCGATCAAACTTCCAGCTAGAGTAGAATTAGTGTCCCCATAAACTAAAATAAAATCCGGGCGCTCTTGAGTACAAATTGTCTTGAGTTTAGCAAACATAAACCCTACATGCTCTAAACGGCTTAGGTGATTAGGGGCTTTTGGTAGGGTATGTGTGGGGCTATCTAGGTGTAATTCTTTGAAAAAATCCATGCTCATGTTAGCTTGGCTGTGCTGGTTAGTGTGGATATAAAACTCTTGGAGTTGGTAGGTGGCATGTGGACTATGGATATATGGATTTTGTTTAAGTGTAGCGCTTAAAGCCCTAGCCTTGATAAATTGCGGCCGCGCCCCTAAAATGGTGTAGAGTTTGACAAGCTTAATACTGGTAGACAATTTCAAAACGTGCGTTAAAGCCCGGTTCTGGTAAAGCCATGCGAATCTGGCCATTTCTAGCAAGCATATCTCCATGCGGGGCATCAGCGCTTGCTTGCCAGACAGAGGTTTGGCTGACATATTGCTTATTTAAAATATTATTAAAGACAGCGGATAAACGCAAACCATTAAAGCGTTTATAAGGCGGTGTCCAGTTGACATAGATATTATGCACACCATACCCGGGTTTATGAATAGGGATTAATCCATAACCCGGATAATAAATGCTGTAGCCGTTATAATACATATTCGTAACAAAGCGGCTTAGCCATGTGAGGCTTAAACCGGCATGTTTAAAGACATAGTCGGCTTTAAGAATGAAAACATTGCCATAGGTGGCGGCTAAAGCATAGGTATCGGCTAATAAATAGTATTTGCCCTTAACATTAGCCGTGGGCCAAGACCTAGCGATAGAAAAAGTACCTGTAAAGCCTTTGTATTTTACATTCCCACTCACTTCATACCCAAAAATAGCAATGGTTTGGGCTAGATTGCCAGTGAGATTTTTAGCCGTAGCATTGCCACCTCCATTTTTAGAAACATCTTGCCCGTAGGAATTAACAAAGTTATTAATCACCTGATAAAAGCCAGCGCCACGGACATTAAAATAAGGGCTATTGTAGTCAAGATTAAATTCTGCATTCTGTCCGATAGCTGGTTTGAGATTCTTTTCATAAATCACACTTGGATCGCGCATTAAGACTCCATCACCGGGTAATGCGCCCTTTGTAACATAGGCATAAGAGAGTTTTAAACCTAAGTTTTCAATGGGGTTATATAAAATAGTGGCACTAGGGCTAAAGCCAGAGGTAAAATGATTATCCCCATTTTTATCTTTTAATAAATAAATATCATAACGCGTACCCGCCCCTATGATGAGGTTTTTTAAGAAGTTGTAATTAGCCTGCACATACCCCCCGATGATATTGCCCACTCCATAGGAATTTTGGGGCAAATCACGATAAGCCGGATTAGCCACGCTCATGTTTTGGTTATACGCATCATCGGGGTCCATGTAGTAGTGGCGATAGGGTAGTCCTGGACCGGTTGGATCATTGGGGTTAATATTGCCCGGATACAAACCATTTTTTTGAGCTAAACCGGAGAAAGCGGTGAGGTTTTGATAAATCGCGCCGTATTCAAAGACATTTGCATAATCAGGGCTAATGGGGTGTTGGACTTTAACATTGACTCCAGAATTAATTAAGAAAATATCGCGTTGCAAAGTCCCTTCTGCATCGGCATTGCCTAAAGTCCAGTCATTAGCTTGCGGGTTTTGCGCATTAGGAGGAGTCATGTCATAGGCTTTATATTTTGGCACCATTTGTTGTCCATTTGTATCTGTACTAATATTATAACCCCCACCGGGTGCAGGAGTGATTGTACCTTTTTCACAACTACTAGGATTAAGCGCGCACCATTGATTCACCTCTTGGATATAATAAGGGTTAGTGGGCTCATTTGAAGTAACTGCAAAGGGATTATTTACCGGTTTATAATTACCATTGCGCACATTTAAAAAGGTTGTTGCGGTGATGCGGGGTTTATTAAAATCGCTTCCGCCTTCATGGTTGTATTTAAAAGAAAGGTTGTGGTTGACATTGATCAAATAAGCCAGCTCTTTACCAAAATCAATTACAAAGGGAGCAGGCTGGGTACCCGGATCATTAGCCTTACTCCAAGCACTAGTGGCATTAGGGCGCAACAAACGAGTAGAGTCATAGCGCGTCATGTTATAACTCACGGCCAGACTGTCCTTTTCATTAAAATAGCCATTGATTTTAAATAAAATATTGTTTTGCTGGCTAGGGCTACCAATGACTTTATCACTTGCAGCTGGATCATCAATATCATAGGTAGGGTGGAAGAGATTTTTCATGGCGTGATTGCCATCGCGATAGTAAAAAATTCTCTGATTTGTGTAATAACCTAAAATATCCCATTTATTAGCGCGATAAGCCGCAATAGTGTTAACGCGGTAGCCAAAATTAGTGTAAAAACTCACCGCAGCACTGCTCCCATAACTTTGCCCCTTGCGCAAAAAATCATTAGCCCCGATGGTTTCCATCGCCATTTTCCCGGCAATAGCTCCCGGTCCAGCTGAAGCACTAGCCGCGCCTTTAATCACATCAATTTCTTTGAGCATTCCTGGATCAATAATGGTGTTGCTATCATGGTGAAATATATTCCCATTTTGTGCCGCCCCATCAATGGTAACGCGCAATAAACGACTTTCCATGCCCCTTACATAGATTTTTTGTGCCATTAATCCCCCACCTGCCACATTCACATCTGCCCTTGTTCTAAATAAATCATTAACCTGATTACTTTGTCGTTGTTGTAATTCTTTACGGTCAATTTTCATCTCATTATTATACTCAAAGGTGCGCTCGCCAAGAGTGGTTACTTTACCTAGAGTCCGTGATTCCTCAGCCAAAAGCGCCCCAACCCCCACCACACCAAAAGCACAAATGGTACGCCCCCATTCCGCAAGGAAGCACACAAAAAGCAAAAAGTCCAACTCATTGATGCAACTAGCTATTTTGAACCTATGGCAAAAAGCTTAGGGAAAAAGAGTAAGCGCCTTAGCCAAGAACACATTGATGCCATTTTTGAGCTTTTTTCTAAACCTGATTAAAGAAGGTAGGATTATCCATGTTTAAGAGCAAGATTTTTACACCACATGCTAAAAAGAGTGCTAAATTAATAAGTGGTGGGGTTTTTTTAGGTGTTTGTACCCTTAGTTTGTCGGCAGAAAATAGCGCGGCCTTTATTGGAGTGGGTTTAGAAGTGGGGCGGGCTAATAAAGAAGTTGTGGGGGAAAAAAATGGGCAATTATTCCAGGTCCCACAAGGCACGGTTGTACTGAGTGCATCTAAACCAGATGCTAACCAAGTTGGGGGGGATCAATGCGTACAGGGAAATTGTAAGGCGGTGTGGTCTAGTGAGACTATGCTAAGTAGTAATGCTAATAATCCCGGGCGTAACCAACCCATGTTTGGGCTCAATGTTTTAGCAGGCTACAAACAATTTTTTGGCAAAAAGAAGTGGTTTGGGTTGCGTTATTATGGCTTTTTTGACTATGGGCATAGTAATTTTTCTAATGCTACAGCTTCTAATCGCGTGAGTGTGTTTTATCTTAACGATGCTAAGGTGGATATGTACACCTATGGAGCAGGAATAGACATGCTTTTTAACATCATTAATAAAACTAAGTTTGTCTTTGGTCTTTTTATAGGATCACAATTTGCGGGCAATTCTTGGACGAGTAATAAGGCAAATTATTTTAATCAAGGCTATGTGATTGGCACTGTCCCCGGAGAATGTGCTTATATTCCAGATAGTGATAATCCTTGTAATGGTTCTACTCCCACTACAGATATTGGCACGAGTGGAAATATTAACCCTGCTTCTTTAAAAACCACAGGCCCCCTAAAACACAGTATCAACAGTACGCATTTTCAATTTTTAGTCAATGTGGGTTTGCGCACCAATATCATCAAACACCACGGGGTAGAATTTGGGATAAAAATCCCCACTTTGCCCAGTCTATACTACAAGGGAAGCGCTTGGAAGAGCAATAATCTTTACACGCTACAAGAAACTTTTAGACGGCAATATTCCATGTATTTGCGCTATATTTATAGCTTTTAGTTAGACAAGTACACAAAAGTACACCAGCGCTAAAAGCGCAAAACTACAGCGGTTTTAGATAAAACTCTTAGATTTTTGCGATGATTTCTTAAAAAGTTAGCCCTCTAAACTCTTTAAGGGGTTTTCCCATATCCTTTAAAATACAAACCACACAAAATACAGGAGCTAAAAATATTTTTAGCAGATAGGCGCTTTAAACTTATGTTAAAATGCGCAAGATTTTGATATTTTTATTTTTTCACAAGGGGGAGAATATGGACGGAGTGCAGTTTCAGCCCATTATCAATTTTATTTGGGACATCGCTAACTTGCTTAGAGATCACTACAAAAGGGGCAAGTATAGAGATGTGATTTTACCAATGACGGTCATTAGGCGCTTAGATGCAATCTTAGAGCCCACAAAACAAAAGGTGCTAGCAAAATATAAAG contains:
- the trpA gene encoding tryptophan synthase subunit alpha — protein: MRYAEIFNKRGIFVPFMMSGDPSYALSFEIVKTLIDAGADALELGFAFSDPMADGVVIQASHLRALKAGVDMRSNFNWLSQIRDYNAKIPIGLLVYANLIYHFGIENFYRACFESGVDSVLVADVPLIESQAFLEAAYKYQISPVFIAAPHTKKADLERIATLSQAYIYVLARAGVTGAKQVLGGEAKEVIFTLKQCSDVPCLLGFGISKPDHMQRALAMGADGVICGSAVVQIIEEHLNSSSMLTELQRFSQTMLTAVC
- the gatC gene encoding Asp-tRNA(Asn)/Glu-tRNA(Gln) amidotransferase subunit GatC, with protein sequence MQLAELSMLEIENSEHDKLKAHLEEVLDFVENLNTMDLKEVGDLEQENTPFREDYAVHNPSVSQAILKQAPQSQEGYFDVPKIIET
- a CDS encoding nucleotide sugar dehydrogenase, encoding MFKNNPTLAILGLGYVGLPLALAFGAHFKTIGYDISYKRICELQNHHDYNQEIAPIDFTKAPLLHFTNNSCDLKGVDVFIIAMPTPIDANNQPDLSKLQSASILVGSFLRPSGLVIYESTTYPTCTQKFCAPLLEQASKLIYNQDFFIGYSPERINVGEKRPLHTIVKLTSGSTPESARYVDWLYSHIAPTYLTSSIEIAESAKILENTQRDLNIAFMNDMAMLLARLDIPLYEVLDACQTKWNFLPFTPGFVGGHCIGIDSYYLAFLAKQLNYDPALIQITRQINNAMPNFIASKITQLLNTHKLPIQGASILLLGVSFKENCNDLRNTQSLLLKQELESFGCCVALFDPLIDSKALEELYQTSLLEQLPKTPTYHAIILVIGHGVFRNLEIPSLLLPQGFIYDLKRFFNPPPPVVLYTP
- a CDS encoding DegT/DnrJ/EryC1/StrS family aminotransferase, which translates into the protein MDLYNLADLHQEHAIEIEDALLACARSGRYILGGVVEELEQELANKAQFTFALGTSSGSASLLLAILACGIGCEDEVITPAFGFIAAVEMLLLIGAKPVLIDINPRTYHLDLKALERAITPKTKAILPLSLFGMASDRYALKALAKDHDLVVIEDCAQSFLAPYHSATNDAPDILTTSFFPTKPLGCYGDGGAVFCNDVNLYAKLKALRVHGQSQKYSHIYLGLNARLDALQASILKVKLKYYKTHLERLRALAKTYHTLLSPLNLQLPLDTIQTKHCTRQNIYSQYPILHPKRDQLVAKLKQAGIQTAIHYPKPLHHQEALKHLGYPPSAFPNALKVSKQILSLPLNTNLNMQDLEKVAQIIAHV
- a CDS encoding acyltransferase, with amino-acid sequence MRLIHPSASIHPSTYIDARVCIQEGVKIWHFCHLLEESYLGKNVSVGQNCVIGPRVRIGQGCKIQNNVSLHEGVECEDFVFIGPSVVFTNVLRPRSFIKTKRSEFLRTRLKTGCSIGANATILCGICIGTYAFVAAGSVVTRDVPDFAMIKGNPGRFVRFVDKALNPLVFKNNRAIDSLDGSIYVLENNQVRLL
- a CDS encoding Gfo/Idh/MocA family oxidoreductase; amino-acid sequence: MLFGIIGVGGFIAPRHIKAIYETGHVLDCAVDVHDSVGVLDQYYLDCEFFTSLEDLHQYILNCKDQEKFLDFLAICTPNYLHFEHIEFALSHGINAICEKPLVLDPNELDEIKNLEKKYNRRVFNIMQLRLHPNMLDLKQNIQATLQNEPTKVYHISLTYLILRGKWYFSSWKGNIDRSGGLAANIGIHFFDMLLHIFGSVVDSVVHVHTAHCMGGLLTLEHAKVSWFLSVSPGSLGLRQDQAHRYLVLEGQEIDFSTGFEELHTKNYQQIINNEGLTLDDLRSAIELVDSIRHAKPSEPDTDCHPLCHKVLD
- the wecB gene encoding non-hydrolyzing UDP-N-acetylglucosamine 2-epimerase, which translates into the protein MKLSTSIKLVKLYTILGARPQFIKARALSATLKQNPYIHSPHATYQLQEFYIHTNQHSQANMSMDFFKELHLDSPTHTLPKAPNHLSRLEHVGFMFAKLKTICTQERPDFILVYGDTNSTLAGSLIAHFLNIPLIHIEAGLRSDNFNMPEEYNRIATDKLSTLLFCPTKQAYHTFKPKPHQKLYFSGDVMLDNVLFYQNHAHPPQGFEAKNFLFATLHRASNIDNQDCLHAIISALEELAQQIPVFLALHPRTAMALEKYNLFLKHTHILPPLSYLETLYMLKHARLVLTDSGGLQKEAYFCKTPVLILREQSEYQVLIEEGAGVLVGHDKARIIQIAMQSLKEQPKLSFASMHPFGEGHSASLILQAIKEHVCYLESLVLEDL
- a CDS encoding TonB-dependent receptor domain-containing protein; its protein translation is MCAFGVVGVGALLAEESRTLGKVTTLGERTFEYNNEMKIDRKELQQRQSNQVNDLFRTRADVNVAGGGLMAQKIYVRGMESRLLRVTIDGAAQNGNIFHHDSNTIIDPGMLKEIDVIKGAASASAGPGAIAGKMAMETIGANDFLRKGQSYGSSAAVSFYTNFGYRVNTIAAYRANKWDILGYYTNQRIFYYRDGNHAMKNLFHPTYDIDDPAASDKVIGSPSQQNNILFKINGYFNEKDSLAVSYNMTRYDSTRLLRPNATSAWSKANDPGTQPAPFVIDFGKELAYLINVNHNLSFKYNHEGGSDFNKPRITATTFLNVRNGNYKPVNNPFAVTSNEPTNPYYIQEVNQWCALNPSSCEKGTITPAPGGGYNISTDTNGQQMVPKYKAYDMTPPNAQNPQANDWTLGNADAEGTLQRDIFLINSGVNVKVQHPISPDYANVFEYGAIYQNLTAFSGLAQKNGLYPGNINPNDPTGPGLPYRHYYMDPDDAYNQNMSVANPAYRDLPQNSYGVGNIIGGYVQANYNFLKNLIIGAGTRYDIYLLKDKNGDNHFTSGFSPSATILYNPIENLGLKLSYAYVTKGALPGDGVLMRDPSVIYEKNLKPAIGQNAEFNLDYNSPYFNVRGAGFYQVINNFVNSYGQDVSKNGGGNATAKNLTGNLAQTIAIFGYEVSGNVKYKGFTGTFSIARSWPTANVKGKYYLLADTYALAATYGNVFILKADYVFKHAGLSLTWLSRFVTNMYYNGYSIYYPGYGLIPIHKPGYGVHNIYVNWTPPYKRFNGLRLSAVFNNILNKQYVSQTSVWQASADAPHGDMLARNGQIRMALPEPGFNARFEIVYQY
- a CDS encoding outer membrane protein, with translation MFKSKIFTPHAKKSAKLISGGVFLGVCTLSLSAENSAAFIGVGLEVGRANKEVVGEKNGQLFQVPQGTVVLSASKPDANQVGGDQCVQGNCKAVWSSETMLSSNANNPGRNQPMFGLNVLAGYKQFFGKKKWFGLRYYGFFDYGHSNFSNATASNRVSVFYLNDAKVDMYTYGAGIDMLFNIINKTKFVFGLFIGSQFAGNSWTSNKANYFNQGYVIGTVPGECAYIPDSDNPCNGSTPTTDIGTSGNINPASLKTTGPLKHSINSTHFQFLVNVGLRTNIIKHHGVEFGIKIPTLPSLYYKGSAWKSNNLYTLQETFRRQYSMYLRYIYSF